The Nicotiana tomentosiformis chromosome 2, ASM39032v3, whole genome shotgun sequence genome includes the window aatagactcaccaaccggagtagatatagagaacgactcataaagctgttatggttctatcccaaattccgtagcaacataaggtgtgacatatgacaaagtggaatcgggatcaatatgagaatatacatcatgagattagacagtcaatatacctatgacaacatctggagaagcctctgattcccgatgtctccgcatagcataaaatctgccgGGTCCTCCCAAATTCTGTGCAGCACCCCTGGCTGCACCAagccctgcgggtgctggggtgcctcgagctggaggtgttgtggatgtagtagctgcagaattagctggttgtgccgcacctctgcccatatttcaGCGGGACGAGcagcaatctctctgaatgtgacccctcacaccacacccatagcatactggtaggtccatgaagcaggacccaaagtgcatcctcccatacttggggcatggaagcctccgctgctgaaaccttctatcGGGTCGACCTTGCTGGTgaggtcccctgttgccctgactgggtccaaatgactgtgcacccatcgaagactgggcgaatgattgggatggtcctgatgaccctcTCCTGAATGCCGATCTACCACCACCTCTACCGGAAGAACCACTAAAGTTTCCCGAGGACCGGGCCTTGCagctactctgacgctccattatattcttcaatttgtgggtctttgtggcttgagaaaatgccaccatcttaccatagttcatatcgaaaTTCATGGCAgttgtagcagcctcattaataaccaagggactaaggccctgtacaaaccagtgcactctagcctccatagtgggcagcatgtgaatagcatacttggacaggcgcgcaaactccatataaTCCTctcacacattcatactaccctgcttcaggctttcaaactcagcggcatgggctgccttagttttggcaagcaagaaatgatcca containing:
- the LOC138905882 gene encoding uncharacterized protein, with the translated sequence MEFARLSKYAIHMLPTMEARVHWFVQGLSPLVINEAATTAMNFDMNYGKMVAFSQATKTHKLKNIMERQSSCKARSSGNFSGSSGRGGGRSAFRRGSSGPSQSFAQSSMGAQSFGPSQGNRGPHQQGRPDRRFQQRRLPCPKYGRMHFGSCFMDLPVCYGCGVRGHIQRDCCSSR